The Calidithermus timidus DSM 17022 DNA segment GCACAGATGGCCCCCAGCGTGAGCTGTCCCGGCGCTCCGATGTTGAACAACCCTGAGCGGAAACCAAAGGCCACCGCCAGCCCGGTGAAGATCAGCGGCGTGGCCAGCAGCAGGCTTTGGAACCAGCCGGTGAGGCTGATGATGGGACTGAAGAGGAGCTGGAAGGTGTAAGTCACCAGGTCGAGCTTGGTCGCCACCGCGTCCAGCAGAGGCAGTACCTTGCCCTCGGCGCCCAGGCCGGGCCGGATGAAGCCCACCACCAGCGCCCCGATGAACGAAGCCAGCAGCAGCGAGACCAGCGGCACCACCACGCCCCGGTAGCGCACCAGGAAGGCCTTGCCCCCAGGCAGTTGCAAACGGGCCAGGATCAGCATTCCCAGGCTGAAGAACACGCCCAGGTAGGCCCCCAGCGACAGGCTGAAACGCCGCAAAGGCAACCGGCGCGGGGAGGTGCCGGCCTCGAGCGCGGGTCCGTTGACGGCGTTGACGCTCTGGTAGAACACCACGGCTTCGGCCACGAACAGCAGCAGCCCCACCGCCCCGACCCCGTACAGCAGCCGCGCGCGGGTGCGGGCGTTGGGCACGAACAGCGCCGCGCTGGCGACGAGCACCAGCAACACCCACACCCAGAAGAACGGCGCTGCCCAGCCGGTGTTCACGGCGGGAAGCTCGAGGTTTTGCGGGTTGACGAGGTCGAAGGGCGTGAGCAGCACCCCGACCCCGCCGAACTCGCGCTTGAGCACGGCCCACGGCGCGATGGCCATGAGCAACACGACGACGAAGTTCAATGCAAGCAACAGATAGCGCACCATGTGGCCCCCTGCACTACGGGGATTCTAAGCCATGCTGAGCGCAGCTCATAGCTGCGTGTAGCATTCTGGTGCGGATGGGGAGGATTGGGCTGTCAGCGCCCCAACAGCCGTGCGGCTTTAGCCCGGTACTCAAGGTTCAGCATGGCGGTAGAGCCCTGGGGTTCGAAGTTGAACGAAAGGACAGGGCTGGAGGCGCCGAACTCGGCGTAGAAGCTGAACGCACTGCTCAGGGAACTCGGGCTGCTTTGCTGTACCGCTTTGACAACGCCCTCCTCCGCGTCGGTGATCTTCGTCACCGAGAGGTTCCAACCCTTCTTGAACTTCAGCGCTTCGCTCCAGCCGCTGCAGGTGATCGTGACATCCTGGTCGCTGTAGTACCAGCCCACGTCGAAGCTGTCAATGTAGTTGAGCAACTCGTCGCCCACGCGCAGCCTGGGCGCATCGAGGGGGAAGTCGATGGCGAAGGGGTAGAAGTCCGCGCCGCCATCTGTCTTGCCGATCGCTTTAACCGGAGCCAGGTTGGCGGTGGTGGGGTTGGCGGTGCAGCCCGAAGCGAGAAGCTGGCCCACGGGCTTCAGATCGGTGTTTGCTAGGGTGGGCAGGCGATACTCGAGCCCACCTTCTGCCGTGACCTCGGCCTCGAGCACGGCGGCGCTGTTGACCAGGTTCACGAAGGTGACGGTGGCCGTGGTGCCGCTGGGCCAATTCTTCAACTGCACGCTGCCCCTTTCCCCGCTAACGCCCGCTGAGGGGCCAGGGCAGGCGGTGAGCACGAGCAACAGGCCGGTGAGCATCGGGGTCAGGGATAGCTGTTTCATCCCTAAAAGCCTAATGGGTCTTGGGTGAGAAAGCATAAGGGTGTGGACGGGCGCGGGCCGTACGCAAGACGCCTTGCTCCGCCAGCCAGCGTTCATATGAACGGCAGGGCCAGCCCGTAGCTCTCGAGCAGGGTGAAGACTTCCTGCTGGGCGGCGGGGTCGTCGGCGAAGTTGAGGCGCTGGGTGGGCAGGACCAGGACGGGGGAGAGGTCGTAGCTGGCGATCCAGGCGGCGTAGAGGCGGTTGAGGGCCTCGAGGTAGCTCGCGGGGATGGACTGCTCGTAGGCGCGGCCCCGGCGGGCGATGTGGGCTTGCAGGGTGGGGAGGTCGGCCTCGAGGTAGATCAGGAGGTCGGGCTTGCGCAGGGCCGGGGCGATGCCCTGGTAGAGGGCCATATAGGTCTGCCAGTCCCGCTCGGAGAGGTGACCCTCGAGGTAGAGGTTCTGGGCGAAGATGTGGGCATCCTCGAAGACGGTGCGGTCTTGCACCACGTAGGCGGCGTCGTTGATCTCGCTCAGGTGTTGCTTTAGCCGCTTGGCTAGGAAGAAAACCTGCGAGTGGAAGGCCCAGCTTCCCATGTCCTGGTAGAAATCGGCCAGGTAGGGGTTCTCGTCCACGGCTTCGTAGACCGGGCGCAGGGCGTAGCGGCGGGAGAGCAGCGAGGTCAGGGTGGACTTCCCCGCTCCGATGTTTCCGGCGATGGCGATATACATAGCGCTAAATGCGAGGAGGCACGCCGGCCCTAGTTTCTGTCAGCCCCAGGCGCTGCTGCGCCTGGCTTACGATCCAATCCTGGTCGGCGGGGTTGTTGGCGTAGTCGATTTGGTCGGCCTCCACCACCCACAGCGGGTGGGGATAACTGGTGAAGTGGTGCTCGTAGGCCGCGGCGAGGCGCTCGAGGTAGGCCGGGTCCATGCCGGCTTCGAAGCTGCGGCCCCGTTGCCGAATGCGTTCCAGGATCACGCTCAGCGGAGCCCGCAGGTAGATGGTGAGGTCGGGGGTCGGGATGCGGGGGGAGAGGTGCTCGTAGAGGTCGGAATACAGCGCCCACTCGTCGCCGCAGAGGTTCATGGCGGCGAAGATGGCGTCCTTGTCGAAGAGGTAATCGGCGACCACGCCCCGGCTGAAGAGCTCGGGCTGGGCCAGGGGCAGCAATTGCTTGTAGCGCGAGAGCAGGAAGAAAACCTGTACCTTGAAGCCGTAGCGCACTGGGTCTTGATAGAAGAGAGGAAGAAAGGGGTTTTCCTCCACCACCTCGAGCAGGGCCTGCACGCCCAGGCGCTTGGCCAGCAGGTGGGTGAGGGTGGTCTTGCCCACCCCGATGACCCCCTCGATCGCGACATACATGACGGAGTGAGGCTACCCGGACTGAAGGAATGGGTCAAGACTTGACAGCAGTGAGCGATGCTCGATAGCTAGATGCCGGGCGTAGGTATCGTACGCATGGTGCAAAACCCATATCCTCAACTGTACGCCTGGACGAAGCACACGCCACCAACCCTCGCCGGCAGTTCGGCGTTTATGGCCTCGCCACCATGGTCAACGTCACCTCGATGCGCCGTCCCTGCCGCCAGACGGTCAGCCGCACCTTGTCTCCCACGCGGAAGCGTGCGATCTGCTGGATGACCTCGGCCCGGTTCCTCACCGGCTTGCCGCCCACCGCCAGGATCACGTCGCCCAGGCTGGTGAGCTTGCCGTTGGGGTTGCGCTCGGCACCGCGCAGACCTGCGCTGCGGGCGGGAGAACTGGGCTCGATCTGGTCGATCATGGCGCCCTGGCTGCTGATGAGGCCCACGCTGCGCAGCAGGATAGGGTCGAGGTCGGTGAGGTCGACCAGGCTGGCTCCCAGCCAGCCTCGCTGCACCCGCCCGAAGCGCTCGAGGTCTTGCACGCTCTGCCGCACCAGGTCGCCCGGAATGGCCAGGCCGATCCCAGCCAGCCCACTGGGGGGCCCTACCACCATGCTCACCACCCCGATCACCTGTCCCTGGAGGTTGAGCATGGGCCCGCCGGAGTTGCCCTCCTCGGTGCGGGCATCGGTGAAGAGCACCTCGCCCACTTCGGTACCGATGTCGGTTTGGGGTGCCTCCTGCACCAGTTCGACCGGGCCCACCTTGGAGAGGATGCCGTAAGTCACCACGTGGCGTTGCAAGAAGGGGCTACCGATGACCACCACACCCATGCCGATGGGCAGGTTTTGCGAGCTGCCAAAGCTGAGCGTCGCCGGAGCCCGCACCCCCTGCACGCTGAGGATGGCGATGTCGATGCCGCGATCCACCGCGAAGACCTGGGCGGGATAGGGTTGCCCGTCGTAGAGGACCACCCGCAAGTCCTTGAGGCCCTGGATGACGTGGTAGTTGGTGACGATGCGGGTGGGGCTGTAGAAGAAGCCCGAACCCCCCACCGGGTCGTTGCCTCCGGGGCCGAAGCTTTCCTGGGGGATGCCCTCGACCTTGACCACCGCGGGCAGGGAGCGCTGGATCACGGTTGTGCGGGCCACTTCCTCAGGGGTGATGAGCCGGGGACCCTGGGCCAGCGCCAGTGCCAGCAGCAGGATGAGTGCTAGTCCAACGACCGATCGCATCATAGCTACATTACTTCGGGAGCCTGCAATCCCAACAGCCCCAGCCCCTGGGCCAGGGTGCGCTTGAGGCTACGCACCAACTCGAGCCGCACCCCGCGCAAGCCCTGTGGGGCGCTAAGTACCGGGGTCGCCGATTTGCCGTCGGGGGTTTTGGCGTTGTAGTAGGCGTTCCAGACCGCACCCAGCTCGAGCAGGTACTGCGCCAGCAGGTTGGGCGCTTTGTGCTTGGCGGCCTCCCCGACGGTTTCACCAAAGCGAAGCAGGGCTTTGGCCAGCTCGAGCTCGTAGGGCGTGACCTGGCCGAAGTCGGGAGCTTCGTTGGCAAGTCCCTGCTCCTCGGCCTTGCGCAGGATGGATGAGGCCCGCGCGTGGGCGTACTGCAGGTAGGGTCCGGTGTCGCCCTCGAAGGCCAGGGCCTGATCGTAACGGAAGTCGATCTGCTTTTTGGCCTCGGTCTTGACCATGGCGAAGCGCACCGCCCCCACCCCTATGGCCTCAGCCGCCGCTTCGGGCTCGGGGTGGTCGGGGTTTTTCTCGGCGATGACCGCCCTGGCCCGCTTGACGGCTTCATCGAGCACCTCGTCCACGCTGACGGTGATGCCCTTGCGCCCGGACATCTGCTGTCCCTCCAGCAGCACCGTCTCGTAGGCCAGGTGGTAAGCACCCTCGGCCAGGTCGTGCCTTCCGGCCACCTCGAGGCCCGCTCGCACGATCATCTGCGGGTGTGACTGCCGGGCGTCGATGACGTTGATGGTCTGCGTGGCTCCGACGTGCTCGAGCACCGAGCCCGAGGGGGTGCTGGTGTACATGGGGCGGCCTGGGTGGAAGGCGGGGTAGTCGCCGGGGTAGGGGTCGAATTTGAGCCCCTGTAACAGGCCCATCTTCCACATCTGGAAGGCGATGTCCTTGGCGTAGTAGGTGCTGGCCCCATTCGAGCGCACCAGCACGAAGTAGGGGTCTTCCAGCCCCGGGATGATCTGCGAGGCGTCGATCACCAGCGCGCCGGCGTACTTGCCCTCGCTGGGCCTGAAGACATAGGGGCTCTTCTCGAGGATCTCCAACGCTTTCTTCAACAACCCCTCGTGCACGATGTCCGACTCCCACACCAGCACGTCGTAGCGGGCACCCAGGCGGTGCATGGTCTGTAGCTGGCTGCGCAGGATTTTGTCCACCTCCTCGCGCAGCTTGCCCTCCTCGAGCTGGTGCAGCACCTCGGCGATCTGCGGCTCGAGCAGGGCCTTCTTGGCCTCGTCGGCCAGCTCCCTGTGCAGCCGCACATAGGCCTCGCCCACCCAGTGGTCGTACTTCTGGCTGCCGTCGTACTTCAGGCCAAAGTAGCGCAGCGCGAACAGCGAGTCGGCGGCCTGTCGCCCGGTGTCGTCGATGTAGTTGAGCACCTCCACCTCGTGCCCGGCGAAGTCGAGGATGCGGGCCACCGAGTCGCCCAGGCACACGTTGCGCAGGTGGCCCACGTGCAGCTCCTTGTTGGGGTTGACGGCGGTGTGCTCGACGAGCACCTTGCCCGGCTGCTTGGGGAAGGGGCGCACGGCCTCGAGCGCCGAGCGCACCACGTAGCCGGGCTCGAGTTCGAAGTTGAGGTAGCCGCCCACCGCGAAAGCGCGCCGGACGAAGGGGGGCGGCTGCAGCTTCTGGGCGATATCGCCTGCGATCTGGGCCGGGGCCTTGCGCAATACCCGCGCCAGGCTGAAGGCCACGGGGGTGCCGTAATCGCCTTCCTTATCGCTGGGGGTTTCCTGGATGATGATCTCGGGGATCTCGTTCACACCCAGGGCGCTCAGAGCCTGGGCGACGCTTTGTTGGAGCTGGGCCTTGAGAGGTGGCTTCGGCGACATCAGGGTTCTATGCTATCAACCCGCTACCTTCGTGTGAACTCGGGCGGGAATCGTCTGCACAGGATGTAGGGCTGTAGCCCGGAGTTATACCAGATTCGGTCAGTTCGTTCCCATTCGGGAACGCCGCCCCGCTTTGGCGGAGCGGCCGACCGCTAGGGAGGGGTGTGCTCTAGGATTCAAAAAGATAGCCTCTGAAGGTCTTTGCTTTGGGTGATTATCTTTTTGAATCCGGTATTAGAAGAGGAAGGGAAAAGGGCTTTGCGTCTTACGCACGGCGTACGACCCTGATATACTCGCCCCAGCCATGCAGAAAACCCGCTTGGCTGGCGTCGCGCGCTACTTTGGCTTCTCGGCCTATTGGTTCGGCTTCTCCTTTCACTGGTTCTTGCTGCTGCCCCTGTTGATGCCTGCCGACGTGTTGCGTTTCGTGGGGCAGGAGCAGCAGGGCACCTACCTGGGCTGGCTGGCCGGGACCTTGGCGCTGATTCCGCTGCTGTTGCCACCCTTTTTGGGCATGTGGTCGGACCGCCTGGGCAGGCGCCTGCCCTTCATGGTATGGGGTACGAGCATCAATGTGCTGGGCCTGGCGGTGATGTTCTTCGCGCCGGGCTATTGGGTGTATGCGGCGGGTTACGTGTTGGTGCAACTGGGCAACTCGCTGGCCTCGGCTCCCTACGCTGCGCTGATCCCCGACCTGGTGCCCGCTCACGAGAAGGGGGCAGCCAGTGGGGTGATGGGCTTTTTTCAGCTCTCGAGCCAGATCGCCGGAGGGGTGGCCGCCTTCGCCCTGGGGGGTAGTCGCGAAGGGCAGTACCTGGCGATCATCCTGGTGCTGTCCGCCTGCACCTTCATCACCCTGCGCAGCGTGCGGGAGCCCCAAGTCAGGCGCGATGCCGAGCCGCTGGACTTGCGGGTGTTCTTCCGTCCCCAGTACGCCGGGTTTCGCTGGGTTTTCCTCACCCGTGCCCTGGTGGAGTCGGGGCGCTTCGCGGTGCAGCCCTTCTTGCTGTTTTACCTAAAGGACGTGATCGGACAGTTCCGGATCGGCCCCATCACCCTTCCCTCCGCCGAGTTGGCCCTGGCGGCTTTGCTGGTGCTGCTCTCGCTCACGGCAGCCCTCACCGCCATCACCAGCGGGCCTTATTCCGACCGGGTCGGCAAGAAGCCGGTGATCTACTTCGCCGGGGCCGTGATGGCGACTGCCGCACTGGGCTTCGCCCTGACCCATAACTTTGCCGTGGCGGCGCTGGCGGGCCTGATCTTTGGCCTGGGCTACGGGGCTTACGTCAGCGTGGACTGGGCCATGGCCACCTCGGTGCTGCCCGACCCTTCCAAACACGCGCGGGACATGGGCGTATGGCACGTGGCGCTGGTGTTCCCGCAGCTGTTTCAGGGCCTGTTCGGCCAGATCCTCGACGCGGGCAACCGGGCCAGCCCTGGTGGGGGTTACCCCATTCTCTTTGCCCTTGCCGTGACCCTCTTTGCGCTGGGAACGCTGTTCATCTCGAGGGTCCGGGGCGTGCGCTGAGGCTTGATTTTCCCGCCGCTTTCTGTACACTCTCAACCGTTGCCGCGATCTGGCGGCCCGGCATGGCGGGGCCAGCACCCGCCAGGGGGGAGCCGGAGCGACTCGCCCACCCCGCGAGCCTTGAAGGAGGATTTCATGTCTCGTGGAGCAGTGAGCCAGTTCATCAAGCACCACTTCCGGCACTTTAACGCCGCCGCCCTGGTGGATGCCGCCGAGGGCTACAAGCGCCACCTCGAGGGGGGCGGGGCCATGATGATCACCCTGGCGGGGGCCATGAGCACCGCCGAGCTGGGGCTGAGCCTGGCCGAGATGATCCGCCAGGACAAGGTGCAGGCCATCTCCTGCACCGGGGCCAACCTCGAGGAAGACCTCTTCAACCTCGTCGCCCATAACCATTACGAGCGCGTGCCCCACTGGCGCGACCTCACCCCCCACGACGAGCAGGCCCTGCTCGAGCGCCACATGAACCGCGTCACCGACACCTGCATTCCCGAGATGGAGGCCATGCGGCGGCTCGAGGGCGCCCTCATCGAGGAATGGACCCGCGCCGATGAGGCGGGCGAGCGCTACTTCCCCCACGAGTTCCTC contains these protein-coding regions:
- a CDS encoding deoxynucleoside kinase yields the protein MYIAIAGNIGAGKSTLTSLLSRRYALRPVYEAVDENPYLADFYQDMGSWAFHSQVFFLAKRLKQHLSEINDAAYVVQDRTVFEDAHIFAQNLYLEGHLSERDWQTYMALYQGIAPALRKPDLLIYLEADLPTLQAHIARRGRAYEQSIPASYLEALNRLYAAWIASYDLSPVLVLPTQRLNFADDPAAQQEVFTLLESYGLALPFI
- a CDS encoding deoxynucleoside kinase — its product is MYVAIEGVIGVGKTTLTHLLAKRLGVQALLEVVEENPFLPLFYQDPVRYGFKVQVFFLLSRYKQLLPLAQPELFSRGVVADYLFDKDAIFAAMNLCGDEWALYSDLYEHLSPRIPTPDLTIYLRAPLSVILERIRQRGRSFEAGMDPAYLERLAAAYEHHFTSYPHPLWVVEADQIDYANNPADQDWIVSQAQQRLGLTETRAGVPPRI
- a CDS encoding trypsin-like peptidase domain-containing protein, which produces MMRSVVGLALILLLALALAQGPRLITPEEVARTTVIQRSLPAVVKVEGIPQESFGPGGNDPVGGSGFFYSPTRIVTNYHVIQGLKDLRVVLYDGQPYPAQVFAVDRGIDIAILSVQGVRAPATLSFGSSQNLPIGMGVVVIGSPFLQRHVVTYGILSKVGPVELVQEAPQTDIGTEVGEVLFTDARTEEGNSGGPMLNLQGQVIGVVSMVVGPPSGLAGIGLAIPGDLVRQSVQDLERFGRVQRGWLGASLVDLTDLDPILLRSVGLISSQGAMIDQIEPSSPARSAGLRGAERNPNGKLTSLGDVILAVGGKPVRNRAEVIQQIARFRVGDKVRLTVWRQGRRIEVTLTMVARP
- a CDS encoding arginine--tRNA ligase, whose product is MSPKPPLKAQLQQSVAQALSALGVNEIPEIIIQETPSDKEGDYGTPVAFSLARVLRKAPAQIAGDIAQKLQPPPFVRRAFAVGGYLNFELEPGYVVRSALEAVRPFPKQPGKVLVEHTAVNPNKELHVGHLRNVCLGDSVARILDFAGHEVEVLNYIDDTGRQAADSLFALRYFGLKYDGSQKYDHWVGEAYVRLHRELADEAKKALLEPQIAEVLHQLEEGKLREEVDKILRSQLQTMHRLGARYDVLVWESDIVHEGLLKKALEILEKSPYVFRPSEGKYAGALVIDASQIIPGLEDPYFVLVRSNGASTYYAKDIAFQMWKMGLLQGLKFDPYPGDYPAFHPGRPMYTSTPSGSVLEHVGATQTINVIDARQSHPQMIVRAGLEVAGRHDLAEGAYHLAYETVLLEGQQMSGRKGITVSVDEVLDEAVKRARAVIAEKNPDHPEPEAAAEAIGVGAVRFAMVKTEAKKQIDFRYDQALAFEGDTGPYLQYAHARASSILRKAEEQGLANEAPDFGQVTPYELELAKALLRFGETVGEAAKHKAPNLLAQYLLELGAVWNAYYNAKTPDGKSATPVLSAPQGLRGVRLELVRSLKRTLAQGLGLLGLQAPEVM
- a CDS encoding MFS transporter, which translates into the protein MQKTRLAGVARYFGFSAYWFGFSFHWFLLLPLLMPADVLRFVGQEQQGTYLGWLAGTLALIPLLLPPFLGMWSDRLGRRLPFMVWGTSINVLGLAVMFFAPGYWVYAAGYVLVQLGNSLASAPYAALIPDLVPAHEKGAASGVMGFFQLSSQIAGGVAAFALGGSREGQYLAIILVLSACTFITLRSVREPQVRRDAEPLDLRVFFRPQYAGFRWVFLTRALVESGRFAVQPFLLFYLKDVIGQFRIGPITLPSAELALAALLVLLSLTAALTAITSGPYSDRVGKKPVIYFAGAVMATAALGFALTHNFAVAALAGLIFGLGYGAYVSVDWAMATSVLPDPSKHARDMGVWHVALVFPQLFQGLFGQILDAGNRASPGGGYPILFALAVTLFALGTLFISRVRGVR